A genomic window from Sparus aurata chromosome 14, fSpaAur1.1, whole genome shotgun sequence includes:
- the elk3 gene encoding ETS domain-containing protein Elk-3 translates to MESSITLWQFLLQLLLDQSHKHLICWTSNDGEFKLLKSEEVAKLWGLRKNKTNMNYDKLSRALRYYYDKNIIKKVIGQKFVYKFVSFPEILKMDPAMVESGRVSEESGGVMSEPEAEDEDGGGRNQYLHSGLYSSFTVSSLQHSLEPHQPIKVEPRSDRHDDSSSVIRFITNRGHSSLPPTPPPSSTDTSHSSRPSPQLARSSSCSSSPPQSPTHTLWRGRGQSTETGDSDQSAQPLNLSSGQRDRVRSQSTTTPERRGLANNGPLKSRKPKGLEISASSLLLTGSDLVSIALNSPALPSGSLTPAFLTAQTPSGLLLTPSPLLSNIHFWSSLSPVGPLSPAQLQSHAPLFQFPSLLNGPIPMPLPNMDAPSPLLLCSSAHKS, encoded by the exons ATGGAGAGTTCCATCACACTCTGGCagttcctgctgcagctgcttctcGACCAGAGCCACAAACATCTCATCTGCTGGACGTCCAACGACGGCGAGTTCAAGCTGCTCAAGTCTGAGGAGGTGGCCAAGCTGTGGGGGCTGCGCAAGAACAAGACCAACATGAACTATGACAAGCTGAGCAGAGCCCTGCGCTATTACTACGACAAA AACATCATCAAGAAGGTGATCGGCCAGAAGTTCGTCTACAAGTTTGTGTCGTTTCCTGAGATTCTGAAGATGGACCCCGCCATGGTGGAGTCGGGCCGCGTCAGTGAGGagagtggtggtgtgatgtcagagcCTGAGGCTGAAGACGAGGATGGCGGCGGGAGAAACCAATACCTCCACTCCGGCCTGTACTCCTCCTTCACCGTCAGCTCCCTGCAACACTCCTTAGAACCGCACCAGCCGATCAAGGTGGAGCCCAGATCCGATCGCCATGACGACAGCTCTTCTGTCATCCGATTCATAACCAACCGTGGTCACTCTTCCCTACCACCCACCCCACCCCCGTCCTCGACTGACACCTCCCATTCCTCCAGGCCGTCTCCTCAGCTGGCAcgctcttcctcctgctcctcctccccgcCACAAAGCCCCACCCACACACTGTGGAGGGGGCGGGGCCAGAGCACAGAGACTGGCGATTCAGATCAGAGCGCTCAACCTCTGAACCTGTCATCTGGTCAGAGGGATAGAGTGAGGTCACAGAGTACGACAACACCAGAGAGGAGGGGATTGGCCAATAACGGGCctttaaaaagcagaaaaccCAAAGGCTTGGAAATCtccgcctcctccctcctcctgacaggaagtgacctCGTCTCCATTGCTCTTAACAGCCCGGCGCTGCCTTCAGGGTCCCTGACCCCTGCCTTCCTCACCGCACAG ACTCCGTCTGGTCTGCTGCTCACTCCCAGTCCTCTACTCTCCAATATCCATTTCTGGTCCAGCCTCAGTCCAGTGGGACCCCTCAGTCCTGCCCAGCTGCAGAGCCATGCCCCCCTCTTTCAG TTCCCCTCGCTGCTGAATGGACCCATCCCTATGCCTTTACCCAACATGGAcgctccctctcctctgctgctctgctccagCGCCCATAAGTCCTGA